The stretch of DNA GGCTCATCGCTCAGCCGTCAACTGAAAAATGTATTCCCATCTATATTTTTGAGCGTGATATATTGATGAAAACAAATGGAACTATAAATTGTTGCGATGACAAATAACATTCGCTAGGCCTGAAACGGGGAGTTCAATGGTTTGCCTACCATATAAGAATTACTTTGCACACAGCATCGGAACTCGGAGCTAATACACAATACTGCACCATAAATTATGCACTGCATACCGGGAGGCGTGTGCACAGGACTATTCGAAACTAAAGCTGAATCGATAGAATAACTCAATTGCTCCTACCTTCATTTTAACCGCTACGGGAATAGTTTCCGCTACGCATTCCACCAAATCAAAGTCATCATTCGGTCCGTTGCTGTTCGTATTGGACTGCGGATCACTCGATTCCGAATGCTTGATGCACACATTGTCCGTTGATGATAGTAATCTTATTTTGTAAGCCACTAATGCCCCGATGGATAGGCAGCATCCGAAGAATACAATTACCACGACGATCACTAGCAGACGATTATCGGACTGGGAATCGACATTGGCTGTATGGACAGAGACCGGATATACGAGTCGTAATGGCGTTGATtatttaatgatggattgagAGCAATAATTCCCCAATTAAACTTACCGTTCTTGCTTTGAGTGAGAATATTTTCAGCCTTCACGGTTGCCTCGAGCTCATCTGAGAATTTATGGCTCATCTGGTCACTGGAAGAGTCGTCCACCTGATTGGGGGCGGGAGTGTATTCATCATCATACAGTTCGTTGAGCTCAAATTGTTGGTCTAATTCATCATCCTCTAGCGGGGTAATGTAACGATCTCTGAACACATTTCTCGAAACTGTTGAGAGTCGGTAAAAGGCACATGCAATATAAAAAGCGTCAAGAAAAGAGCACAATTCCATCAGAAGCATAATAGACCATTGTGGTCGGAACGAAGTATTATGAGAAACTTACCACATGCGTAAACAACTTTCAGCGAAACCCGAACGTTGGCAGGACAAGGTTGCCCGAAGGTGGACCCTTCAACCGCCACTGTACACTTGCGCCTTCCCTGGCAAATTTCGGTTAGAGTGAGGCTCGTGTGGGTTGACAGGCAAGCTACAAAGTCAACGGTAATTTTAACTCAAGAGGACGGCGCCCAATTACGTCTTGTTTACTTACTTTCTTCTTTGGAGCCTGCCGTCTGCGAGCAGTGCGAGCTTTCGTAGGCCGTGTGGCCGAAGCTGGCACTGTAGATGGCAATACGGGTATAACGACCACAGACCAATCGTATCACATCCTTCTCGCAAGCAATCAGACTCCGAAACTCGACTGTGTTTCAATTAGGATTCCGTTTTCGGGAAGGAACGCATGAAAGCGAAATATGGAAacggaaacaaaaaaacattattttaatgAATGTATCAATTTGGACGATCAGGAGGGAAAGAATAGCTTACATGGTCTACATTTGTAGCTCACTTCCACCATCTTGTGGATGCCAGGGCACGGAGCGCTGTCGAACGCTTTTGGCGTGGCTCGGAATGTACATTTGCGTTTCTTCTGGCAGGCCTCTACCACAATTTGCAGGATGGAGTACTGAAAGTTAATTCTATTAGTCACTGGCATTTTGTGCTACCGTCGTAAATTTATGTGTGTAACAGTAGATGAGCATCAATTATAGATAACCCACAAGTTAAACATGGGGCGGCAAGAGTTTCTCTACAACTTGATGGAATAGGGTAATTATTAATGATTAGATTTATTTATATGCGTTGGTGTGATTGTTTACTGCATTGCGGAAGTTACGAATATATGTATCAATTATATGATAACAGTCTGTTGATTGATTTCGATTGAGTAAACCTAAGACTGAAAATCCATCTACTGAATATTAAATACAAAATTGATTAGGAAATTAACGACCGTTGACCAGCGCttgtttaaaattgaaatttgtgaaaAGAATCACATTTTTCATATCGTTTCATCTTGGGCTCCGTGCGTACACTGATAATACTACATTTCGCCGAATTAGGATGTGAGAAAGAAAATAACGACCCTAACATTATGCAGGCCTACCCGTATTAATCACTGCTAATGAACTATGTAAGCCAGATCTGAGTGCTCGCCGAAGGTCGAGCAATTATTTCCACGTCtcttttttctttattgtaGCAAACCATTTTTTCCCCTCTCGTACAGATAGCAAATCTCACACATTCGTCCCGTGTATACGGCCCTTTTCACTTTAAAGATCAAGGCTCGCGGCGGCCATCGGGCTTTGCGAATGGTTGCTGTCGGTTGCAAAATAGGATAAAAAACGTCCccttcgaaaacaaaaaatggaaaGCGGAATCTGGAACAGAGTTTCGCATAAATCAGCTCAAAAAAGTATATCACCGAAGGACACGGGCGCAATGGGCGCAATAAATCTCCACCAGAAAGGTTTGAATCGAAATTTTGTCACAAATGTTGAAAGCGACCAAAATTGTCACCTCCCCGCATTCCAGAGCGACTACAGTTCACAAACCGGTTCGGGTTCCTGTTTCTACCAATCCAAATTTTCATATTTCACAAACGTGACAAAAGAGTGTACCattggtatttttgttccaaacgATATATTGCTAATAATTCAATTTAGAATTATCACAGAATTCAACAGCTTACTGTCACGACCTAATATtggaacactgatgccataaTGCTGAGTAGAAAAACTTTACTATAGGAAGCACATATACGGATTAACTGCGACTTATACACGGAATTAACATGTACTAAACGGAATTGATTTTGACCAATTCCCAGAAATTCCGAACATTTGGGCATATTTATGGTGTACTTTTAATTATCAATACGATTCATCATGTGAGGTTTCAATGGCGCACAACAATCAGAATAATTTCGAGTAATAGTCTGAAGCTGTTCAAGTACGACCCGTAGAAAGGAcgttaatttttaatattgagCTCTTCCTAGAACAACCCTTGTTTTCATTAATTGAATCTCATAAAGcttcataatttttttccgatcttccgttttccgggaaatgacaaAAACCCAGAATCGAACATTGGACAGGTTCAatggaaaggtgttttttcctGCATCATAATGTGTGTACTTTTATCAAAGTATAATAGTTCacacatttttatatttaataagGTTTTGATATTTGTTAGGTTATGCATTTTCCGCACATAGCTGCTTTAAGTCGACTTTTTTACCCAATATagctatacaaaattgaataaaattgatggtaagtggtagctTATTAATCAAGCTGTCATTAGGTGCAaaaacatttccatttttgttgccttccaaagacatgaaaaaatatcaaagttGTTATTCGAATTATGAGTAAAAATGTTAATTTCGCCAATAGATAGCGCAATTATAaagtacaccggggcaagttgaaattcggggtaaATTAAAACAGAAAccataacttttactaggaatgGTGAATTGACGTGATAAAAATGGTTGTGTTCCATTcacccgaataccattcacccaaaacacgtttacccgaagcacatttacccgaatgtaacacatacccgaatggacatttgcCCGAATgaaacgtttacccgaatgcagcatttacccgaatgtaatggTTACCTGAATGAAGAAACCGCTACTCTCCGTTCGCGGAAACCGGTCAGAACCGACTTCAAGGGTACTAGTAagtctttcttcttcttcaatggcactaacgttcctagaggaacttcgccgtctcaacgtagtattacttgcgtcatttttatttgtacttagttgagatttctatgccaaataacacgccttgaatgcattatgagtggcaagctctagaatacgcgtgatcacagtgcaagtcggaggaaatttctttgacgaaaaattcccccgaccagaacgggaatcgaacccgaacacccggcatgttagttatgacgctaaccactcggccaagggagcagtAAGCAGTAGTAAGTCAGGTCCTTTAATTAGCATCGTATTTAGACTCACTCCGTCCACTCTCGCGGCCGCATCACAGAAAATGCGGATTGTGCCCGGCTTTTTTTGACATGACCACACCTAATGGCAAATGCCAAACTTTTCGAGGATCCGCAGTAATCAGGTCTTCTTCAGTTGCCTTTACGATGTATCCTTTTCTTTTATATTCTTCTATTTGTTTATTCACACCAACACATAGTTCGGGATTCGCTTTCATTCTTCGCTCCAGACATTCCAGTCTTCGGACAGCCATGAAATAGCTGTCGGGAAATTCGAAGTTATCGTACTTCCACAGCAAGCCGATTTCAAAACGAAAGCCAACACGTTGTGTAGTGTTTTGCAAAATTCGCCTCGCTCGCTGATCTTCGTCGGACTCTACGTTTCGTTTCACAGACACCACCATATTATCCAGCGAAAAATAATGCTTCACTAATTCGCGCAAGCTTTCGCTTGCCGTGCGAAAATAAACACTTGCGACACAGCGATAACTTCTGTACCAATTTCCATCGATTGCCGACATCCATCTTCTGAAATCTAGTACAATCCCTTACTTTGTGCGAGGGATCTTGACACACGAGGCACTGCTTCCCCATAGGACTACTTCCCATGGGCTTGGGTTGACTGTGAGCTTCCAGAAATCCTTTTCCTTTGATCTGTCGTGCTTCGATTGACTCGGCTTTTGGTCCACTGTCAGAGTAACTTCCGTGGCTGCAGATACTATAGTGGACATGTACGCAGCGAACGTTCGAAGATCTGCTCCCGGTTGTTGACCATTGCCCAGTCCAACTTAAGATTGGCCGGCAGCTTTTCCACCAATTCATAAAGCAACGTAGGGTTGTTCAAATGTGCCTCCTGATTACTAACATGAAGGTGGTCGTAGATATTCTGAACCGCCATTCCGAATCCGATGAGCGTCTCGATTTTATCGGGCTTTGGTGCTGGAACTTCGCGAACCTTCTTCAACAAAGCATACACTAATATTTCCGGCCTCCCATATAAAGGCTGCAGTGTGGATATTACTTGCGGAACAGAATCCGGAATCAAAAGCCTACTCCGTACAGCGTCTAAAGCGGGTCCTCGTAGACATCGATGCAATCGCATCAGGTTCTCCGCATTCGTGAACCCACAGGCATTAGTGGAATTGGTGAACGAACTTATAAATAAAGGCCATTCTTCCGGGTTCCCTGAGAACGTAGAAAGCTCCTTTAACATTACCTGACGCGCAGCCAGCTGTCGGGGTGTGGGCCCCATTTCGTTTAACAACGGTAGATGAACTACGGGAGGATAATGCACATTCAGTTGCGACGGCATTCCTGTTCAGGCATCGTACTACCTTGCGAGATATTTACTCCTTTTAACGGATTATCGTTACTGCCCTGATACATTTCCTTTACAGGTATCATATTGCCTCGCGAATAATGTGGTTCTCCTGACATAATACCTTTCACCTGGCTTCTATAGTTGATGTTCTCATTGCTTATTTGTGGAAACCCTAACGGATATTGTTTAGAAGTTCGATTCAGTAATCCTCTCAAATGATGGGTGGTACTATTCTCAGGATGACTGATCTGATTGAGTGCACCATTCATAGCAGGAGTTGGTCGTGGCATCGTATTCTTCGGAAACACCGGTACGGATGAACTCGATGTGGAAACTGGAACTCTCGAGTGGCTCGATTGCACTGCTACTACACCAGCGCTCCTACTGTTGGATGCCGATGTTGTCGCGATTGGGGCGGTCTCGAAGATTGTTGGTTTGAAGACACTCGTAACGGTTGTAGCGTTTGCCACTGGCTGGTGCGCTTTGGAATGCGTTGGAACCTGGACGACAGCTGTCGTAGTCGACTCCAAAACTGGAACTGTTTCTTGGGTGGTTAAGGTAGAGTTAACTATACCCCCTAGATGTTGTGCCTGCCATCGGTTGACTTTACTGATGCTGCTCTGAACTGATTTCCGGCTTTTTTGGTCGTTACATTCGTCGTCGCACTCCTCTTCTAACGCGCGGTACTTTTCCAGCAAAAACTGCTCATCGATTtcgagttgtttcctctccACTTCGTTTTCCTTCAGGAGTCTTTCCGCTTCGTGGCGTCTCCGCTGCTCAGCTTGTTCCGGTTCCAACTGTCGTTTCATTATTGCCTTCTGTTCCTGTAGTTTCAACAGGCGAAGCTTCGTTCTGTTTCGGGTGCTGCTGGCAGACGATCCGACGTCCGAGCCGGTGACGTTAGGTGGTTTAGGTGCGTTTTTTGTGGCATCGGGTTCTTTCTCTCCAGGGACACACTCCTGACAGATAAAATCCTTCTCGCAGATGCTTTCTCCAACTCCTACGCAGTCGAAGTGCCACCAAACTTCGCACTTATCGCAAGCAACCATCCGGCTATTGTCGGCCTCACCACATGCACGACAGTTATTCTGGTTGTCATCTTGCATCTTTCGGATCCGGTTAGATCTTTTAGTTTTGTTGGAAGAGTAAATTTCGGAATTCTCCTGAGCGAATTCACCTTTGTTCGAGATGGAAAATGCTAAAAGCTGAAAGCATTTATTCAGCCGACTACCATTAATTACAATGATTACTTACATCTAGTTTAACCTCCAATTTTTCTCCTATCCAACAAATGTGTAATTGTAAATGTTCCTAGAACGACTTCAAGAAATTGTTACGAAACTATAAACTTCAAAAATTGCgcataaatataatataaactagAAACTGGTGTACCTTGTGTTCAATTTGGTTTATGAATGATGGCCGATCAGATCCTATCTATCTCGCCAGCAACGGTATCGTTGGGGTCAACTGTGGCAACGAGGGGTCTAACGAATGTGCTCGTAATCGTCGCAACATGTAtcttaatgttgttttgttcaaatgtaagaatttTCACATGTGGAAAGAAACCAATCTGTCCCTCTTTACAAAAAtatgtactctgtaccgtacataatctgtaccaaaaataacgaaaaaatctgtaccgcttcagataaatctgtacctGCACTGGTCACGGTATTGATCATATCGTATGCTCTGGTTTGCTCTGAATTTCCAAATGACAGGTTCACTCCACCATAAATATTTCCACAACAAGGAAATTGCCACCCGATTTTCCGATGAATCATGTTCTGGCTAATCACAATCTGGGTGATATTTCTTGATTCTGTGAAATGTTAGTTTAAAATTAAAACtatcttgaaaaaaatgtaagaaTGTAGAGTAAATtcgtatagaaaaaaaaacattttaaagtgATAAATCTGTGAGCATATACTAAAACAAACATTAGAAATGAttttaaaatccatttcttctCCGTCACATAAATTTCCCGTCACACATGTCTACATATAAATGCGGAATGACGTTCATCGCATTCCCATCAACTCGCACTGTACTGATTTACGATTACATTTTTCGTCATCAAGGGTCGATTTCCCTATCGTTGCGAAGTAACGGCTCATATATCATCTGAAACACAAAGCTGGATTTGGACTATATTAGATTAGTGCTCCACATTCCAGTGGAAGCAAATGATGGATTGGGCCAACGTGAGGTGATCTATCATGTTTTTGGGGGATTACAGAGTAAATGCTTTGTTTGATTTCTCCTCCGCATTTTATAACTTTGATATTGGCGCGTGAGAGGGATAGCCATAGGCGTTATTTAGATCGATTGGAATCCTCAATCCTCAATCGCTGTTGTTTTGATCTTGGCCTTCCTCGGAATATTTGCCTCCATTTTCGATTACGTGTGAGATgtatatatgaaaaaatttaatcaTGGGTAAGGAATCCCTTTTTTCATGATACATGAACCCAATTAGgattattttccaaattattttcCTGGAAAGTCATAACAGATATCTTTGATtgcgaatgtttttttttgcatgtgaaTATGAATGCACATCGCAAcaatattaaatataattaGTAGGAGCTCATGTTACACGATATGTATATCTTCATGTCAAGACAAGTTGCCGAATATGATGTGGATTGAAAGCTGAACCCTTGTCAAAATACTAAAAGTTCTGCTGTTATCATTAGTCGAAATATGATTCTCAGTGTTCTTCGTCATTTCCGCCCACTCGCGACATCAATGTACAAAAGAAGTTGTTTCCTAAATTTCTCTTTATAATGAAATTAAAGTTGCTCGATGAAAGGACTACTTATCTTTTGATTCAATCACACCATCAACCCATTTCGCTCCGCCTCATAATTAGTGAAGTGTGTATCGGCTATGGTATGTTACGCCGATTGGAGAAGATGATAATTCGATTTTACTATGTCTGAAAAATGGCTTCAGTGCGGTAGGACATCCGTGATTTAACCTCAACTAGAAAAGATCCTTTTCTGCATGAACAGCTACTTATAACAACCAATTTTGAATATTGGAAATAAACATACAGTTAACTTGCTATggttatatttttatgtttgaataatttaaaatttcaatctttaaattaattttaattttgtttgatgATATGTAGGAATTTGTTCTTCACATTTGACATTGAACATGATTCCTTCAAGCAACAACTAAATTCTACATATTTAATGTTCGTCTCCGGAAGCAGTACCAATGGAACATTTGTCATTAGTCCTTCTTGTTCCCGCTCTCTACGCAACAATTGTGTTAACTTTACCTGTAATATATGGCTCTGTATACACTTGCTCCGCGCTTTGTCGAGCAGAACAGTCTCGTTGATGTTCGGTTCCACCAGGGAGAATGTCATATTCCCCAGGACGAAAGGCATGTCCGCCATCAAAGTCGTCGATTCGGAGAAATACCGACTATCCGTACCGCCGGTGAAGGAGCATAGCAGTGAGGAATTTTCTTCTAAGAAAACGAAACATAACGTAATAACGATATGAGATAGGTTAATCCTTTGTGGAACGGATATGGGAGGAAGCTGTCGGACGACGGCACACACGGTGGGTGTTCGATGGGAGAATTTAATAAATGAAATTCCAAGATACAAGTTTATTGCGGAAACACTTGATGCTTACCTCTTTTTCCATACTGCACAAGCTCCACGCTTACGCTGGTTCCTTCGGGACAGGATAAAGTCAAAAACTGGTCTTCGCAACTCATTTGCCGGAATGCACGTAATGTGCTCGATAGAAGACctaaagataaacaaacataaattttatGAGCATACATAAAACGGAAACTTTTCTAATATTCAACAAGGTTGGACTTTACAAAATTCCAGCCATTGTTTGTTTTAACAAGAAtaaccattaaaccattcaaattgCATAAGTCAAAGTCAACATATCATCATGTTACACATGATGTTACACGTCAACATAAATCATCGAGATTTCCGTGCGCCGTACCGACGCCTACTATAATTGATGAATGCTTGCTGGTCCCTGAAGTTTTGTTTAATGTCATCGATATGACTGTCGCGGTGAACTTGGCAACTTGCTATATTATCCACACATCCCACGCTGTGTTCGTTTTTTATCGCGCACATTAGAGCGGAAGCTGTGAcctgtttttttcttctctacTCTATTTCATTGCTTCCAGTATGATGGTGTGGACGTTGGCTCAGTTCCAATACATCAACAAGATAAATTACTACTTCACATAATGACATAGCGGATGGTTCTGCTCAGTCGATAAACTAGTAAAGAATATCTGAGAAAATCGTAAATAGGGATAGCTTTTTGCCTGTGTAGGGCTGGGTTTATTTACTTCATGCTTATGCTTCTAGTAATTTAATCGCCAATATAAGTTTATGGTATTGACATCTCAAAGTCATCAGTGCACAATCATTCTGGAATTTCATATCAGAATTAATGGTTTGCACATATTTCCTTAAATTAATAAGTATGAGGGAAGGATGGTCCTAAAATACAAAATTAAGTGTGCAAGATAAATCACCATTTAAACAAAGAGTAAGTGTTGTGACATTACTTCTTTGTCACTACTGAAACATCGACGGGTAGCGCCATTCCTGTAATCCATGGGTCCATTGTAGGATAACTATATGAGAATTATTGAACTGAAgtagaaatattcaatttttcatcttcaGAATACATGTGAAcgttttccatttccatttgacCTAAACATCTTCTTCTATCCAGGTT from Toxorhynchites rutilus septentrionalis strain SRP chromosome 3, ASM2978413v1, whole genome shotgun sequence encodes:
- the LOC129777616 gene encoding uncharacterized protein LOC129777616 is translated as MEQRIIAGIFGLLIIIQQIAGDDLGLLSSTLRAFRQMSCEDQFLTLSCPEGTSVSVELVQYGKREENSSLLCSFTGGTDSRYFSESTTLMADMPFVLGNMTFSLVEPNINETVLLDKARSKCIQSHILQYSILQIVVEACQKKRKCTFRATPKAFDSAPCPGIHKMVEVSYKCRPFEFRSLIACEKDVIRLVCGRYTRIAIYSASFGHTAYESSHCSQTAGSKEETCLSTHTSLTLTEICQGRRKCTVAVEGSTFGQPCPANVRVSLKVVYACVSRNVFRDRYITPLEDDELDQQFELNELYDDEYTPAPNQVDDSSSDQMSHKFSDELEATVKAENILTQSKNANVDSQSDNRLLVIVVVIVFFGCCLSIGALVAYKIRLLSSTDNVCIKHSESSDPQSNTNSNGPNDDFDLVECVAETIPVAVKMKQTNFEHPSTSATILPTFKVFNPPDAVPQISTTMFILPNYIVNGANLQSNKNVQPTQTATENLSLAMTDVSSSTDPFPHGPNPCVKCYLLGWHATGIGPAALEQKPIPHHNQSFKTPEAESKICQHDPFLWLGLKIGVM